In the genome of Carya illinoinensis cultivar Pawnee chromosome 13, C.illinoinensisPawnee_v1, whole genome shotgun sequence, the window tattatactatattatatatagtataagttatatgatgcagtataatatagtatactatatagagctctctatattatagtattatataacatatatgtgatattaaaaaTCGCATATATGTTATAGTAAATGCATGTTatgacttgtttagtatattaacatattatattttagtaataagctaattagatgacactctctattctagcactatagatgacactatatatgatagtatatatatgttatatatagtttaatatattaacatattatattatagttttaGTTTAATTAGAATACACTCTAAATGCTATTACTATAGATtacactatatatgatagtATGTACATGTAATACTAGAAAGtattatattatcatattatattttagttataatctaatattttaaCAGTATATAGGCTAGTACTACAGATGCCCCTATGCCACTACAGATGCCCCTACGccatgataccatatatatatatatatataaatatatatgttatatataggctaatatatatactttaataTTAGATGTAGTAtggttaattatattatattatggcATTTGAGTAAAAGAGTCCTTCTCTTTGCTCtgtgagagtgagagtgaggtGAGAGTTTCTTTGTACCTTAGTACAAAGAATTGTGTCTCTCAGTTTGATCTGAGAGTTTGTGTCTTTTGGTTTTAGTGAAGATGGTGGAAGAGGAATTGACTAGGAGGTGGGAAGGATTTCACTTAACAGATGTGGAGAATGAAGTCTTGGAGCTGGCCAATGAGGTAGATAAGGAGGCTAAATGTCAAGGTAAACATTTTATTCTTGCTCTGATTCTCACGGAGAAAGAAGCCAATAAAGAAGCTTTCAAGAATACCATGTCACAGATTTGGAGACTGGATGGATGGGTTTCCTTTACAGATATGGGGGATCACAAGTTTCTAATTGAGTTCCAATTTCAATTAGACATGGAGAAAGTTATTTTAGGAAGGCCTTGGTTTTTTGATAGAAGCATTGTGGCTATTCAATTATTTGATGGAAGCATTCCTTTCAATGAGATTGCATTTAATTATGAACTTTTTTGGGTGCAAATTCATAATCTTCCATTAAATAGTATGAACCAGGAGGTTGGTGGGCAAGTTGGTGCCACCATTGGTAAGGTTCTGAAAGTTGATGTGGATGAGGAAGGATGGGGATGGGGCAGGTGTCTGAGAGTTCAGGTTGAAGTGGACTTATACAAACCTTTGGTTCGAGGCAAGAGGATTTTAGCAGGGGGCAAGTCTGCTTGGGTTGATTTTAAGTATGAGAGGCTGCAgtccttttgttttaaatgtggTGTTCTGAAACATAAGGGAAGGAGTTGTTCTGGGCAGTCTTCTGACATCAAATTTCAATATGGACCTTGGCTAAGAGCTCAACCAATGCACTCTAATATCTTTGATGCCAAGAAATATGGTGGTAGGCACAATTTAGATCACCGGAATTAGTCTCAGTCAGGTAAGGGGGATGGCATGGAGGATCCTTTTTTCCAATCTGGTAGAGAGGATAAGGGTGAGGATTTTGTGGCTTCTGAGGGGATTTCTTCTCCTGGGTTTACgggtaattcaaattttgaaagttTACATCCCTTATCTCATGAGTTAAGGTCTGGTACTTTTCAAATACCTGATAACATGAGCCAACTGGATAACTACCCGATGATTTTGAATAGTCCTGATAAGGGGGAGGAGATGAGAGGGGCAGAAGGTTCTGTTATAGAGGTGGTTGGGGGTAGTATTGGCATTGTTGGCCAACTGGAGTCTGAACAAGAAAAATATCTTGGACAACGATGTGGTTCAGATAAGGTATATAGGAAATCTTCATGGAAAAAGAGAGCAAGATCAAAGAATGTGTCTTGCCTGTCAAAGTCAGGAGCAGAGTTTGAGAATAGGAAAAGTAAAGAAGATAACAGGTATGATGGGGTGGAGCTACCTGTTTCAAAGAAATCCAAATCAGGAAGTGGTATGGATCTGTCTTTTGTCAATAATACAGTGGTGGAGGCTGCAATGCAGCTCCACCACCAATCACGAATCTCTTgagttggaactgtcgggggcttgggaacccctaGACAGTTCATGAGCTTCACTTATGGGTGAAAACTAAGTTCCCACATTTTGTTTTCCTCATGGAAACAAAGTGTAGTAAGGGTAGGGTGGATTATGTGAGAGATAAGTTGGGATATGATTGTAGTATAGTGGTGAATAGTAGGGGTTTGAGTGGAGGACTGGCTCTTTTTTGGCATAGCTCCAAGGATGTTTGCCTTAATACATATAGTCAGAATCACATCTCAGTTACAATTTTAGAAGATGATGGTGCTAGACAGGTGGTACTTACAGGGTTTTATGGTTTTCCAAGTACTGCTAATAGAGAGGAAGGATGGAACCTGCTCAAGCTTATTAAACCGAGTATGAATATGGCATGGATCTGTatgggagatttcaatgaaattctcCACCAACATGAAAAATATGGGAATGCTCCAAGGCCTTACCAACAGATGGAAAAATTTAGATTGGGAGTGGAGGAATGTGGATTGAGTGATATGGGGTATATAGGAAATAAATATACTTGGTGTAATAATAGAGAAGGTTCCATGTTTGTCAAAGAAAGGCTAGACAGGGTTTTTGGGAATAAACTGCTAGTGGATTGGTTTACTTGTATTTCTGTTTTCACTCTTCCAGCTCAATCATCAGACCACAGTCTTTTGGTGGTTGAGGTTAGGAAGGCATGGCAAGAAAGGCTTAATACAATTAGGCCTTTTCGATATGAAGTAAGTTGGGACAAACATGAAGCATGCAAGAAGTTGATTGAAGATAATTGGAGGAATACTACTCTGTGCAGTTCAAGGCTCGAGTCAGTTACTAAAGGTTTACAGTTATGTAAAGAGTCTTTGCTTAAGTGGAGTAGAAAAGAAGCCAGGAAGGGGAAAGGGGCTATTCTGAATAAACTGAAAGACATTTCCAACTTGCAGGCTGCTAATACAAGTGGCTTAATTGAGTGCattaaggaaaaacaaaaagaggtgGAGAGGTTATTGGAAGAAGACAACCTAAAATGGAAATAAAGAGCTAAACAGAAGTGGTTGCAAGCAAGTGATAAAAATACTAAGTTTTTTCATGCTTGTGCTAACCAAAGGAGAAGGATAAATGCCATAAAATTTGTAGAAAGAGAAGATGGTTATGTTACAAGCTCAACTGAGGAAATTGCTGGCTTGTTTTTAAGACACTACCAGGGACTGTTTACTACTTCTAGTCCTATGAATATATTTGATTGTGTTGGGTCTCTGAAGATTCAGATAACTGAAGAAATGAATGAGGGCTTGATCAGGAGGTTTTCTGAGGATGAAGTGAAAGTAGCACTTTGTCAAATGAATCCAATGAGTTCACCTGGACCTGATGATTTCCCAGCTGCATTTTATCAAACTCATTGGGATACAGTTGGTAGGGAGGTCAGTAGAGCAGTGCTTGAGGTGCTTAATTTCGATGGTGATGTTAGGCCAATCAACAGCACCTATATTGTTCTCATTCCTAAGAAGAGAAATGCAAGAAAGGTTGCTGATTTTAGACCAATCTCCCTATGCAATGTCCTCTACAAAATAATCTCTAAGGTGCTGGCTAACAGGTTGAAAGGGgtattacaagaaattatagCTCCAATTTAGAGTGCTTTTGTTCTTGGGAGGCTCATTATGGATAATGTGATTGTGGCCTATGAAGCTATGCACACAATGGATAAAAAACTTAAAGGCCGAGAAGGTTTTATGGCTCTAAAGCTTGATATGAGcaaagcttatgatagagtggagtgggaTTTTTTGCAAGCTGTTATGGTGAAGATGGGGTTTCATTCAGATTGGATAAAGTTAATTATGAAGTGCATTAACTCAATAACTTATTCCATTCTCATTAATGGCTCTCCTCAAACCTCTTTCCAAGCTTCAAGGGGTATTAGGCAAGGTGACCCATTGTCACCTTACTTATTTATCCTATGCTCAGAAGCATTAAGTTCTCTTCTTAATCAAGCTAAGGAATCTAAATTGATCACTGGTATCCCAATAGCTAGTGGTAAAATGTCTAttaaccatttgttttttgcagatgatagtttgTTATCCTGTAAAGCAAATGTAGTGGAATGGAGTCGAATAAAAGAGCTTCTTGGTCTTTATGAACAAGCTTCTGGACAAAGGCTTAATCTGGATAAGACTTCTGTTCACTTTAGCAAAAACACCAAGGAGGAGGCAAAGAGATTCATTCTAAGCATAGCAGGAGTAAGGGCTTCTAATTCTTCTGAAACCTATCTTGGCTTACTTGCCATTGTAGGTAGATCAAAAAGGAGAGCTTTTAGCAACATTCTAGATAGGGTGAGAAGCAGAATTAGCAACTGGAAGATGCGGCTCCTGTCTCAAGCTGGGAAGGAAATCTTGCTGAAAGCTATTATTCAATCACTTCCAACTTATTGTATGGGAGTGTTCAGACTACCAACTTCCTTACTCAGAGATATCAATACAGTTATGAAGTAGTTTTGGTGGAGTCAAAACCAAAGGGAGGGCAGTGTTAATTGGGTTTCATGGAGACAGATGGGAAAGGCTAAGTCTGCTGGAGAATTGGGATTTCAAGAATTGGGAAGTTTTAATATGGCTTTGCTTGCTAAACAAGGGTTCAGAATCCTTCAAAGACCTGAAGCTTTGGCAAGTAGgatattaaaactcaaatacTTCCCCCATTCCTCCTTTCTTGATTCTAAGATTGGTACTAATCCATCTTATATATGGAGGAGTATTCATACTGCAAAAAGTCTGGTAGAGGAAGGGTCCTTATGGAGAGTAGGTGATGTTTCTCAGATAAGACTATGGAAAGATAGATGGGTTCCCAAACCATCTTCTTATCGAATTCAAAGTCCAGTACAGGTACTCGATAGTAATGCTGTTGTTGCTGACTTGATTGACCCAAACCTAAGGAGTTGGAACTCACCATTAATTGATGCTATTCTAAGCTGTACTGAAGCAGAATTGGTTAAGAAGATTTCCTTTAGCACCTTTAATTGTCCTGATAGAATTATTTGGAGATGCTCAAATAATGGTATGTTCTCTGTTAAGAGTGCATACCATTTGCACATGGAGATGGTTGAAAGGGAAAGAGGACAGGGGTCAATTTCAAATGCCAATAGAAGAATATGGATCAAGCTGTGAAAGTTGAACATCCCTAATGCAGCAAAAGTATTTGTCTAGAGGGCTTGTTTTGAATCTTTGTCTACCAATGagaatttgtttaaaaggaaaattgtgGAGTCTTCTGCTTGTCCATTGTGTTTGATCAATACAGAAACTGTTGTTCATGTACTGTGGGAGTGCCCAGCAGCTCAGGATGTGTGGAGTGAGTTTTCAAGGCAAGTTCAGAAAAGTAGTTTCACTTGTTCTGTTTTTCTGCATTTGTTAATTTATATGGATGGTTTATTAGAGAATGAGATGTTGGAAAGGTTCCTAATGACAGCAAAGAAGATATGGCAGAGAAGGAACCTGTTCATCTTTGAAGAAGTCTTCATTCATCCTAAGCAGGTAATGCAGCAGGCTCAACAACTGTTGACAGACTTCCAAGACAGTCAAGTTAATCAGCAGGTCCTCAAAGATTCATCTGCAAGTAGTAACTTGACTTGGTTTCCTCCTCCTGCAGGTGTGTATAAAGTTAATTGGGATGCTGTAATTAAGGAAGAAGATGGTAAAGTTGGAATTGGCATTGTCATAAGGGACTTTGAGGGAGGGCTAGTTGCATCTCGAAGCTTGCAGAAATTCATGTTCACTGATTCATTCACAGCTGAGACTCAAGGAGCTTTACAAGCTGTATGCTTTGCAAAGGAGATAGGCTTGAGGAGGATCATTTTAGAAGGGGATGCACTAAATGTTGTGAAGGCTTTAAAAACTGATTCTTCTGAGTCTCACTTTTCAGGTGTTCTGTTATGGGATGCCAAGCATATTCTATATCAGTTTGATTATTGGGATGTTGTTCATGTCAAGAGACAAGTAAATGTGGCTGCCCATGTTTTAGCTAAGTATGGGTTAAGTAGTGATGAGGATGAAGTTAGATTGGAGGATAGTCATTTATGTATTCTCCCTTTTATTTGATTGATTATATTGAATAAAGGATTCtttgattcaaaaaaaaaaaaatattatattatagtaaactataatataattaacatatatgcttgattagatattataatcaaatattactatgttactaaactatagcATATTACTATGTTAGATATtaatgttgttattttatttaaagatatagtgcaaaaaaaatacactgACCAACATAGTCTACTCGTTCGAACTCTTACTAATAAGCATTTGAACATTTTGATAAAAggatattaacgttcgaacgtactattACACGTTCAAACGTTAAATTCACAGGGAAAATTTTTtctacaaaatattttcacatTCAAACGTTTAGTAAGTAACCATTCGAACGTAAATGCTCTATATTTATACggcagaacctcacaatctcacGCTTGTCTCACCGCTCCCAATGTCGCTCCCAGGTTCAATATCTTCCAACCAGCACCATTCTCCCTCAATCCAACCCCCAAATATTAATAGTTTTCATCCAtctcatatattttttgattaagAGGTTATTTTTACTGCTTTTTGAAGAGTATTTTCAAGGTTTTGGGCATAACGTACAGTCTCTTGCAATTTCATCTCTTAAAACCATATATTTATTCTAtcttcgactcattttagtttgaatattagtgttttcttttgttgtacTGAGTTCGTGAcattgtgtgtttttgtttgatGTAATGAGTTAGTCATTGTTAGGGTTTTCGGAGATTGAATATGACTGGAATCTAGAATAGACGCGTTCGAATGGTACATGATTactgttcgaacgttaatagtATGTTCGAACACTTATgttcaccgtttgaacgttatgttggttagtgttaaaattttaattagaaattagaatagtACTGAATCTTTAAATCTTTCAgtttcaatattaattaaactataaataattaagatttaataatacttaaatacctaatttttaaattaataaaatgaatttagtttagtatacttaaaatttaaattaatcaaatgaattttaattaaaatacaaataattaagatttaataatacttaaatacttaaaattttcattaatcaaatgaattttaattaaaatacaaatagttaagatttaataatacttaaatacttaatatttaaattaatgaattgaaggttaattaaaatacaaatagttaagatttaataatacttaatatttaaattaataatattaattttatttaaaatacaaatagttaagatttaataatacttaaattctaaatattttaattaatgaattgaaggttaattaaaatacaaatagttaagatttaataatacttaatatttaaattaataatattaattttatttaaaatacaaatagttaagatttaataatacttaaatactaaatattttaattaatcaattgaattttaattagcatatcttatattgtttgtttgatacatgttagcatatcttgtattgcttgttcatcaaaataaaccttagacccgttcgagagttatcaatctgaATGAATTAAAAGATCGAttactcttgaattgtccagagtggacagtttgaaattgtaaaattattctcgcaaactatcaaactatatatgttatacgtccagcattaagattttggtagattcatcccttgttctccggatatgcatATTTGGTGATGGTGTATGGACGTGTTAATCATCGATACACACAACCAGATGAGCATATTTGAAGAACTATGGGAGATactgccgaaattttgttggacgtgacagattataaaagATAGGTTTGCAACTATGATCTTACATTTCCGAATGGGACAGGACCAATTACCCAGTataaggtggcatactccttgattgatacatgatacatgtttgtttgttgatgcacaagTGATTGTTTGTAATAAAGATAGTtggcatggataagagttggatgcgagttagcgatcgaTTGGGTCAGAATTAAGACGTATATGCTAAAAGTGTTAAGAAATTTTTAAAGTTTGCATTgagtacatgtgatagtgatgggcATATTAGATGGCCATGTAAAGAATGAAAGAATTTGCattctcataagatagacttggtgagagagcatctatttgtgaaaggtattgacaagggttatactgattgggtcttacacggcgaaccatatccaacttcattctaggttccacatgaagaagaagagatcgatgaagatgtacaaccagatgcTGTTGGAGATAAATATGATGAGGATATAGAGTagatgttaggtgacatcggtgcgaAAATGTTTACGAATGAAGGTCACACGAAcgcatcaagttcaaatgatgggggtcataacaCTTTTGCACAATTGTGGAATGATTtacaacgtgagctatatccatGATGCAGAAGACATAGTAGGTTGACTgtttcacataaaatcaatgtgccgattatcaattaaggttgttaatatgttactcgagttgtttaaggaagcactgccatcagataatactttacctcgtaacttctatgaaacaaaaaaattgaaacgaggacttggatttgattataacgtaatacatgcatgtaagaataattgcatattattttggcaagagaatgagcagttgaacgagTGTCCTATATACcacgaatcaagatggacatctgacaaacaacatgtgccgcaaaaggtagtatgacactttccattgacacctagattacaacgattatatatgtcacgtgcaacgaatgtagacatgatatggcactcatcagccagagttaagaatgatgatattttatcacatcctgctgactcccaggtgtggaaggaatttgatcagGACACTTATCGTTTGCtgaagaaccacgtaatgtgcgacttgggttggcaacagatggatttaatcgaTTTgagaacatgagtactagtcatagtacttggccaattgtacttatgccgtataatctaccaccatgaaagtgtatgaaagatccatatttcatgatgattttgctcattccaggtccgagatcactgggaaatgatatagacatatacttacagccattgattgcagaattgaaagatttgtgagATAATTGGgttatcacatttaattcaTCAACAgacaagtcgttcaagatgcatgttgccatgttatggacaataaatgatttttcagattataaaaatttgtcaggttggagtactaaggggaaaatagCATGTCCAACttataacaaacatactaaatatgaatggctcacttacaggaggaaattatgtttcatgggtcatcgtcaaTTTCTACTTGATGATTATAGATGGCGgaaaaattcacaaatgtttgatgatactattgaatggggccaacctccaccatatttgtctggtgaagatgtacttgcacaatttatagatgttggttgtaatgaatttgataaaaaatattgaaagagaaaacgagctacatcagagttgaattggactacgaagagtatatttttcgatcttctatactggtcaaagttaaaattacggcatagtcttgatgttatgcatattaaaaaaatatatgcgaatctATATTAGAAACATTGatatcaattgaaggaaaaatgaaagatacattaaactcaaagaatgatttgaagcggttgggaataagaccggaaatgcaattgcaagaaaatggttcatccgtttacatgccgattgggtggtatacattgtcaaggaattaAAGGgactttttgtgagtggataatgaaaattaaattatcggacagttatgcctcgaatttgacaaggtgtgtgcaaacaaatgactggaaaataatTGGGTTAAAgcgtcatgattgtcatgtccttttacACCGTATTTTGCCTATTGGTATCTGTGGGTACTTGACCAAAGACGTGtgcgtggctttgactgagttgggtttattttttaaagacttGTATGCTAGGaaattaaatgtagaagctttg includes:
- the LOC122291087 gene encoding uncharacterized protein LOC122291087 — protein: MVEEELTRRWEGFHLTDVENEVLELANEVDKEAKCQGKHFILALILTEKEANKEAFKNTMSQIWRLDGWVSFTDMGDHKFLIEFQFQLDMEKVILGRPWFFDRSIVAIQLFDGSIPFNEIAFNYELFWVQIHNLPLNSMNQEVGGQVGATIGKVLKVDVDEEGWGWGRCLRVQVEVDLYKPLVRGKRILAGGKSAWVDFKYERLQSFCFKCGVLKHKGRSCSGQSSDIKFQYGPWLRAQPMHSNIFDAKKYGGRHNLDHRN